GCGCACCTTCTCGACTTCGAGAAGCCACCGTGACGTCACCCATGCGAAGGGACAGGCAGGATCGAACCACAGGTCCACGGGAATCTTTTCAGTCACGTGGGGCCATAACCTGAGGTGGACCAAGGCATATTCCCATCACGGGTACATACCGGCAAACTTCGATGAAGTGGTGAAAAGGAGCGCAACTTGGCAGGCAACCTGACCCGGGACGAGGCTCGTGAGCGTGCCCGGCTGTTGAAGGTCGAGTCGTACGAGGTGGCACTCGACCTGACGGAGGGAGACGAGCGCTTCGAGAGCGTCACGACGGTCCGCTTCGCCAGCAGCCACCCGGGCGAGTCCACCTTCATCGACCTGCACGGCGCCAACGTTCGCAAGGTCACGTTCAACGGCCAGGACCTCGACGTGTCCGCCTACGACGCCGACAAGGGGCGCTTCCCGCTCCCCGAGCTGGCCGAGTCCAACGAGTTGCGCGTGGACGCCGACTGCAGCTACATGCGCACCGGCGAGGGCCTGCACCGCTTCGTGGACCCCGTGGACAAGAAGGTCTATCTGCACAGCCAGTTCGAGACGGCCGACGCGCACCGCATGTACGCCTGTTTCGACCAGCCCGACCTCAAGGCCACGTTCCAGCTCACCGTGCTGGCCCCCGCCGACTGGGAGGTCGTCTCCAACGCCGCCGCCTCCAAGGTCGCGGAGCTGCCCGAGCAGAGCGGCAAGCACGGCACGGTGCCGGCGGCCAAGCGGTGGGAGTTCCCGCCCACCCCGGTCATCTCGACCTACATCACCGCGCTGGTGGCCGGGCCGTACCACAAGGTGACCTCGGAGCACGACGGCATCCCGCTGGGGATCTACTGCCGCGCCTCGCTGGCCGAGCACCTCGACCCCGAGAACATCCTCGAGGTCACCAGGCAGGGCTTCGACTTCTTCCACCGGGTGTTCGGGGTGCGCTACCCGTTCGGGAAGTACGACCAGTGCTTCGTGCCCGAGTTCAACGCCGGCGCCATGGAGAACGCGGGCTGTGTCACGTTCCTGGAGGACTACGTCTTCCGCTCCAGGGTCACCGACGCGGTGGTCGAGCGGCGCGCGGAGACGATCCTGCACGAGATGGCGCACATGTGGTTCGGCGACCTCGTCACCATGCGCTGGTGGGACGACCTGTGGCTGAACGAGTCGTTCGCCACCTACATGTCCATCCTCGCCCAGGCCGAGGCCACGAGGTGGGGCAAGGGCGCGTGGACCACGTTCGCGAACGTGGAGAAGTCCTGGGCCTACCGCCAGGACCAGCTCCCCTCGACCCACCCCATCTCCGCGGACATCCCGGACATGCAGGCGGTCGAGGTCAACTTCGACGGCATCACGTACGCCAAGGGCGCCTCGGTGCTCAAGCAGCTCGTCGCGTACGTCGGGCTGGACAACTTCCTGGCCGGCGTACGCGATTACTTCGCCGAGCACGCCTGGGGCAACACCGAGCTGAAGGACCTGCTCAACGCCCTCGAGCGGACCTCCGGCCGCGACCTGTCGTCCTGGTCGAAG
The Nonomuraea helvata genome window above contains:
- the pepN gene encoding aminopeptidase N, which produces MAGNLTRDEARERARLLKVESYEVALDLTEGDERFESVTTVRFASSHPGESTFIDLHGANVRKVTFNGQDLDVSAYDADKGRFPLPELAESNELRVDADCSYMRTGEGLHRFVDPVDKKVYLHSQFETADAHRMYACFDQPDLKATFQLTVLAPADWEVVSNAAASKVAELPEQSGKHGTVPAAKRWEFPPTPVISTYITALVAGPYHKVTSEHDGIPLGIYCRASLAEHLDPENILEVTRQGFDFFHRVFGVRYPFGKYDQCFVPEFNAGAMENAGCVTFLEDYVFRSRVTDAVVERRAETILHEMAHMWFGDLVTMRWWDDLWLNESFATYMSILAQAEATRWGKGAWTTFANVEKSWAYRQDQLPSTHPISADIPDMQAVEVNFDGITYAKGASVLKQLVAYVGLDNFLAGVRDYFAEHAWGNTELKDLLNALERTSGRDLSSWSKEWLETSWVNTLRPSFEVSGGRFTSFEVLQEAPAEHPTLRSHRVAIGLYSLVDGELKRTKRVELDVVGARTSVTQLVGEEQPDLVLLNDDDLTYAKIRLDERSMRTLVDGGITAFAESLPRALCWSAAWDMTRDGEMATRDYVKLVTSGAGTLKDITVLQAVLRQARLAVQQYADPAWESEGLAVLATELRSLLGSADPGSDQQLAFLQAFAPVAVSDADLDLLQRILDGSEVPEGLSVDADLRWTLTGALVSGGRLGEADIDAELERDPTAKGERSAAQCRAAIPTAEAKAAAWERVVGGKLANHIARTTILGFQDPLHPELLEPYREKYFAEVGRIYREWTFDQASTFAVGCFPALLIEPETVKAAEGYLAAEQPPQALRRLILEGADGVSRALRNREKDVASA